GACAAGATTTGGCCGCTGGTGAATATGCGTTGTATACAATTCCAACTAAAGAAGATTGGGATGTGATATTTTACAAAGACACTAAAAACTGGGGAAATCCAAAGGAATGGAACGAATCTAATGTTGCATTGAAAGTAAAAGCGCCATCAACAAAGTCCATGAATAATAAAACCGAAACGTTCGAGATTCGTTTTACAAATGTGACGCAAAAATCTGCAAATTTGGTAATGGCTTGGGATAACGTAAACGTTGTATTGGAAATAGAAACAAATACAATTAATACGGTATTAAAAATGATTGGAGAACAATTAAACGAAAATTCATCTGCAAGAGATTTTTATAATTCAGCTAATTTTTATTATTCAAATAAATTGGATCGAAATCAAGCAATAAAATGGGTAAATACAGCTTTAGAAAAAGATCCGAATGCGCCAGCTTATTATAAAGAATTGAAGGAAAAATTAGAAAAAGATAAATATTAAATAAAATTAAATTAGTAAATCCGTTTCTTTAATACTGAAGAAACGGATTTTTTTATTCAGATATATTTTTTTTCAAAATGATTTGCAAATAAGAAAACATCAACGCAGTCGACCAACCAACCATCATAATTCCATTGATAGCTTCTAAACCAGCCAATATTTTCCATTCGCTATCAATCACTACATCACCATAACCTACTGTTGTAAATGTTATAAATGAAAAATAAAGCGCTTCTTGAAAACTATATAAATTATCAATATTAGGATTAAAATAAAAAGCAGCTGCCCATATTGTACATTGCGCGCCATGCAACAAAGTAAGTAAAGACACTGATAGAGCCATTTGCCACAAAACATGACTAATAGATAGTCGTTGGTTTTTGAAATTGAATTTATGCAGATATTTAAGGGAATGTACTGTAAATGTTGATTGTAAAATAACATTCATACAAATTATCAATACTCCAAAACATATAATTAGAAACATAGTATTTTATTGATGTAAAAGTATTCCTTTCCGTAATTTTTTCAAAGAAATAATAGAATTAGTTAAGATTTAATGTAAATCAGGTCTATTTTTTGAATATTTTAATTGTGTTAGCATTTGTTTTTGTATCTTCTAATTCTTAAACAATTAAACACTAAAATAAATGAAAAAAATTTTACTATTGAGTACTTTATTATTAGGTACATACTCACTAAATGCACAAAATAAATCTGCCACAGATTTACCTTATTCGTACGTTTTCGAAACGGAGGACCTTGACGGATGGACAATTATTAATGCTGGAAATGGTAACAATTGGGCCGTTCATCAAGCTTCTTCAGAAACGCCAGATCCTTCAGAAGGAAAATATTATATGATGTACTATTTTCATGATAATCCAGCTAATTCATATTTATTTTCAAAAGGTCTTAATTTAAAAGCAAACGAAAATATTAATCTACAATTTGATTATATGGGAATTGATGCTTGGTTTCCAGAAAAAATGGAAGTACTAATTGGCTTGAATCCTGATGTCGAGTCGATGACACAAAGACTTTGGATTGATGAAGAAATTATAAATTACCCTTACGAAACAGCTTCTGTAAATTTTGAAGTTCCTACCGATGGAGTCTATTATATTGCTTTTAGAGCCTTTTCTGATCCAGATCAATTTTACTTAAGCTTAGATAATATTATCATCAAAAAAGAATCATTGGCTACGCAAGAAGTAAATAAAACAAAATTGACGTATTATCCTAATCCTGTAAAAGATGTTTTAACGATTAAAAACGATCACAACATCAAAAACATTGAAATTTTTGATTTATCTGGTAAAACGTTAATTAAAAAAGTGTACGATTCTGCTAACATTGATGTCGATATTTCAAAAATACCAAAAGGAACGTATATGGTAAAAATAAGTAGTGAGAACAGTAAAAAAACAATAAAAGTAATTAAAGATTAACGTTCAGTTTTTGATAAATTTTCATATATTTAATTACAAAACAATGTTACATAAAACGGATAGAAAGCTTTTATATGTAAGCATTCTATTCGCTTTAAATTCATAAAGAATTGATAAAAAAACGTTTTCTATTGGCTTATTTCTTAATTTTGTAATTCTAAATCTATCATTCAACAAATGAAAATTAATTTTAAACATATTTTATTGTGTCTTGGAGTTACTTCTATTGGATTAACATCTTGTTCATCTAATAAAAGTTCGAACAAAATAGTCTATAAAAAAGTAGAAACTAAGCAACCTACAAAACCTGCTGAACCTACAATTCCGACTACACCTAAAACAGAAATTTCTACAAAAAAAGACGACATTTTTACAGTAAAATTACCCGATGTTAATCGCGAATTCCGAGCAGCATGGGTGGCTTCTGTTGCAAATATCAATTGGCCTTCGAAACGAGATTTATCGACAACACAGCAAAAAGATGAAGCGATAAAGTTGTTGGATATGTTAGAAGCTAACAATTTTAATGCAGTTATATTTCAAGTTCGTCCGGCTGCAGATGCAATGTATAAAAGTAATTTAGAGCCTTGGTCTTATTTTTTAACTGGACAACAAGGGAAAGCACCTTCGCCTTATTACGACCCCTTAGAATTTTGGGTAGAAGAAGCACATAAAAGAGGTTTAGAATTGCATGTTTGGTTAAATCCATATCGAGCACATCATAGTAGCGGTGGCTCTGTAACCAGCGAATCTATGGTGAAAAAATCTCCAAACAATGTGGTGAGATTGAAAAATGGAATGTACTGGTTCGACCCTGCTGATAAGAAAACACAAGATCACGTTTCAGAAGTTGTTCGTGATATTGTTTCTCGTTATGACATTGATGGTGTTCATTTTGATGATTATTTTTATCCTTATGCTTCTTACAATGGCGGAGCAGATTTTCCTGATACTAAAACATGGAATGTTTACAAAAATAATGGAGGAAATTTATCGCGAGCAGATTGGCGTCGTCAAAACGTGAACACAATTATCGAAAGAATATACAAAGAAATAAAAGAAGAAAAACCTTTTGTGAAATTTGGAATTAGTCCTTTTGGAATATGGAAACCGGGCTACCCTTCTGGAATTACAGGTTCTTCGCAATATGATGAATTATACGCTGACGCAAAATTATGGTTAAATAAAGGTTGGGTTGATTATTTTTCACCTCAATTGTATTGGCCAATTAACTCAACTGGGCAAAGTTTTCCTAAATTATTAGAATGGTGGAAATCTGAAAACACACATAATCGTCACCTATGGCCTGGTTTGAATACAGTTGAAGTTAAAGTTTCGGACAGATCAACGGAGATTACAAATCAAGTTAAAATGGCTGGTGAAATTTTACAAAATAATGTAGGTGTAATTCACTGGAGTATTGCAGGTTTAACAAAAAATCCTTCGATGCTGAGTTATTTAAAAGAAGGACCTTACAAAACAAAAGCGTTAGTACCAACGATGAATTGGATAAAAACAGATCATTTGGCAAAACCAAGTTTAATTGTAAATGCTAAAACATCGGAAGTTGTAATGAATTGGAGTGATTATAAAATGCAATCAAATGTGTCAAAATGGATTTTGTACACACGTTACAACAACGATTGGGAAACCTCTATATTGGATAAAACAAAAACGAACCAAACCGTTTTAAAACATAAAGATGGAAAAAGCTTAACCGCTGTTGCGCTAAAAGCTGTAGACCGTATAGGTAACGAAAGTGATTACGTTGCTGAAAGAATTAATTAAAATTTTAATGGATATAAAATAAAAACTGGACTTCAACTTGAGGTCCAGTTTTTGTATATTTAGTTCTAAATAATTTCTAATGAAAAAAGAAAATATAATTCTTTATATAATGCTATTTATTCCTCTTTTATTTTTGGGAGGAGTAGCTGGTTATTTTTTTCTTTTCTCTAAACCTTATGTTCCTAATGAATATTATAAAACAATCCAATACAAAGGAATTGTTCAAAAAATTTATACAAAATATGAAAGTAGAGGAAATAAGCGAATGGTTAGAGTCAATTTTTTTGACTATTTTTTACCTTACGATGAAGCTGATAAATTTATTGAAAAAGGAGACTCTATTGTGAAAAATAAAGGAGAAACATCTTTACATATTTATAGAAATCATAAACTAATTAATAGTTTAAAATAAAAAAAAGTCATTACAAAAAATGCAATGACTTTATATACTGATTATTATCTCTTTTAAATTGATTTTTGATAAATGTAATCATCCATAATGTATACATTTCCGATATCAAATGTTTTCGATTCCATATTTTTGAAACCATTTTTCTCATAAAAACGAATTGCTTTTGCATTGTTTTTATTAACGGTTAAATGAACTGCTTTTGCACCTTTTTCTTTTGCATAATCCACTACTCTATTCAACATCAATTGTCCAATTCCTTTGGTTTGATTAGATTCTTTCAAGTAAATTTTTGATAAGAACACTGTATTATTCTCATCCAATTTATAATGTAAATAACCAGAAGGAACATTATCAATCTTTAAAATTTCCCAAACATCACCGTTTGCAATTCCTTCGTTTACCTTATCGTTATTGTACATCATATCAATCATATAATCGATTTGATCTTGTGCTAATAAATCTTTGTAACACTCATTCCAAATTTCTCTTGCTAAAGGTTGAACTAAATGTATATTTTTCTCATTAACGGTATGAAAATGACAATAAACATTAAGTTTAACTGGATTTATTTTTTGTTTAACTTCTATATTTTGTAGCATTTCATCTTTACGTTTGTCAATTGCACCTTCTAACATTTGTAAGGTCCACTTACGTTTCAAAGAATTGTAATAAAACATTCCAATTCCAATATATAAAAAGACTTGCACAGCAATAGTAACGTAATTTTCTACTAAGTATTTATTCATTTTTAGGCTATTCTCCATCAAATTATCCATTGATGAACTACTAAAATTAACACCAATATCAATAATTCCTGAAGCAAACAACATTACAAATACAAAAGAAAACGCTATTTCTCCTGCGATATACAACCCTACTGCGGATAAAACTGTTTTTAATTTATCCTTTTTGAAAAATTTTGCTAAAAAATAAAACTGAAAACTAAATATGATGATTAGAAACACTGATTGTAATTTTTTTATATCTCACAAAAATACGAAAAATATAAGCGTAATCCTTTATATTTGTATGAAACATATCAAAACAAAAAGTGATTTATTATGTATAGCGATAAATTTCAGAACTATTTACAATCTCAGTTAAATGACTTAGAAGAACAAGGACTGTTCAAAAAAGAACGCATCATTGCTTCTCCTCAAAGTGCAGAAATCACATTAGAAAATGGTCAAACATTGTTAAATTTTTGTGCAAATAATTATTTAGGATTATCAGATCATAAAGATGTTATTTCGGCTTCTCAAAAAATGTTAGATGATCGTGGATACGGTATGTCATCTGTACGTTTTATTTGTGGAACACAAGATGTTCACAAACAATTAGAAAAGAAAATCGCTGATTTCTTAGGAATGGAAGACACGATTTTATATGCAGCTGCTTTTGATGCAAATGGTGGTGTTTTCGAACCATTATTTACTGAAGAAGATGCTATTATTTCTGATGAATTAAACCATGCTTCTATTATTGACGGCGTTCGTTTGTGTAAAGCTGCTCGTTACCGTTACAAAAATAATAATATGGCAGACTTAGAAGCGCAATTGATAGCCGTTTCTGAAAAAAATCATCGTTTTAAAATCATTGTAACAGACGGTGTATTCTCGATGGATGGTATTGTAGCAGACTTAAAAGGTGTTTGTGATTTAGCCGAAAAATACGATGCACTTGTTATGGTAGATGATTCTCATGCAACTGGTTTCATCGGTAAAACTGGTCGTGGGACACATGAACACAACGAAGTAATGGGACGTGTAGACATTATTACTTCTACTTTGGGTAAAGCTTTAGGTGGTGCAATGGGTGGATTTACATCTGGTAAAAAAGAAGTAATTGAAATGTTGCGCCAAAAATCTCGTCCATATTTATTCTCTAACTCTTTAGCTCCAGGAATTGTTGGTGCTGCTTTGCAAGTGTTAGATATGTTAGAAACTGATACTTCTTTACGTGATAAAGTTATGTGGAATGCCAATTACTTCCGCAAAGAAATGGTAGCTGCTGGTTTTGATATTCCAGAAGGTGATGCTGCTATTGTTCCAGTTATGTTATACGATGCAAAATTATCTCAAGTAATGGCAGATAAATTATTAGCTGAAGGTGTATATGTCATCGGCTTCTTTTTCCCTGTTGTTCCTCGCGATAAAGCTCGTATCCGTGTACAGTTATCAGCTGCACATACAAAAGAACAATTAGATCATACAATTGCAGCTTTTATTAAAGTTGGTAAAGAATTAGGAGTGATTAAGTAGTTATTATCTAAATATTATAAAAAAGGTCGGTTTAAAACTACCTTTTTTATTTCATCAAAAATGATTATTTTACAACTAATATTAATTGCCATGTTCAAGTTATAAGTGCAACTGGCCAAGTAGATTTTAGTTTTTCGATAGGGCTAATATAGCCAAACTTTCTTACTCTTCTATTGTTAATTAATTTTTCTATTTGTTTGATTCTTAGGTTACTTACTAAATTCAGGTCTGTTTTCTTTGGTAAAAATCTTCTTATCAAGCCTATTCTGTTCTCAACAGTTCCTTTATCTTGTGAGGTGTAGGGTCGGGTGAAATAGGTTTTGATATGGTGTTTTTCGGCTATTTGTTTGTGTCTGGCAAACTCTTTTCCGTTGTCAAAAGTCATGGTTTTGATCCAGCTGCTACTTATTCTGGATATTCTTTTATTGATTAATTCTTGAATGTTTTGAGGGTCTTTTCCTTGCAATTTGTCTAAGGTGGTTACCAAAGTTGCTCGGTCTGTCATCACTAATAGAGCTGATTTGTGGTCTTTCCCCATCATTAAATCGACTTCGATGTCTCCCAATCTTTCTCGTTGTTCAACTACTTTTGGACGTTTCTCAATGGATACTCTGTCTTTGATTATACCTCGGGTTTGTTTATAGTTGCCTCTTTTGAATCTGCGCCTGCCATGTCTTAAAAATTTATACAGATTTTTATAGGGCGCGTCAGCTCTTCGATTACTCTTTTTACAGTCCCATATCCATTGATAGATGCATTCTAGAGAAACACCCTGAACGCCCATGCACTTCCATTCTACAGCAATCAATTCTGGACTTAGTTGTTCATTCTTTAACCAATTAGCTGCCTGATTTTTAAGCGACTCTGTGAATTTTACTGCCTTGTTTTTTTGTTTGTGCCTTAAACTTGTTTTTTCTTGCGCCAAATCAGGAATATAGCTACCTGCGTGTAGACCACGCTTACCAATATTTCTTTGTAATTCACGCGTGATGGTAGATTTATGTACGCCTATTAAATCAGCAATATCTTTTTTGCTTTTTCCTGCTGTCAAAAGTATTCCAATTTGGTATCTTTGTTCCTGGTCGAGTTGTTTATATGTTTTTTTCACAAATCAAATTTAACACTTGGCTAATCATTGGGGGCTAGCCCCCAATGATTTAATTTGAGTTGCACTTATTTGTTGAACTTAGAATTTTATAAAATGTCAAAATATTTTCTTTTTTTATTATTGATCTGTTCAGAAACATTTGTGTTTAGTCAATTTCAAAACAAACAGCTTTTTGAAGAAGTCAAAAGATACGAAAACGGTAAAATAAAAACTATCATTGGACTAAATGAATATGATAAAAGAGAAGGTATAACTTACGAATATTTTCCAAACGGTTTACTTTTTAGAGAAACAAGCTATGTAAATGATAAAAAAGAAGGCATGGAAATTACTTATTTTCCAAATTCCGTTATCGAAAGTAGAGGATTATTCATTAATGATTTAGCAGAAGGAGCATTCCAATATTTTTATAAAAACGGAAAGCCATTTGCTACTTTAGTATTTCAAAACAATTTACTCGTAACTGCCAAAGATTGTTATACAAGCAAAGGTGAAATAGTATATTGCGGACCTATAAATAATGGAAATGGTGTATTTTTAAAATATGACAAAAAAGGAAATCTAATTTCTAAAGATTACTACAAAAATGGAGTTTTCCAACGTTCAGAACATGTAGAAGTCAACTTAAAAAAGTAATAAATAGACAACTAAACGCCACCTTTTGTCTTTCAAAATCCTTACTTTTACAACAATTCAACAAAGAAAATTTCAAAATGGCTCAATTCATAGAAAATGTTGTAAAAGATTTATTGCATAATCAAACAAATTTTATCAATACGACTTTGGTCTTACCAGGAAAGCGTCCTATGCTTTTTTTTAGAGAAGAATTTCAACGTCAATCGCAAAATATCATTCTCCCTCAAATGAAAAGTATCGAGGAATTGATGAGCGAACTTTCTGGTTTAGAAATTATTTCTGGTATCAATCTTTGGTTCAAAGCCTATCAAGCTTATAAGAAAATCGTTGACAAACCAGATTCTTTCGAAGATTTTATCAAATGGGGACCAACTGTTTTAAAAGACTTTGATGATATTGACGCTTCCTTGCAACCTGCGAATAAAGTGTTAGATTATTTGGTTTCGGTTGAACGAATCAATCAATGGGGTGAAGGAAAAATTGATATTGGTAAAAATGAAATCATTCAAAATCATTTAACTTTTTGGGGAATCGTTTCAAAGTTATACGTTCAATTGCAACAAGATTTACTTGATTCGAAGGAAGGTTATGCTGGAATGGTTTTTAGAATTGCGAGCGAAAAAGTCAACGAAATTGTTGAGAACAAAACTTCTCATTATGTATTTGCTGGTTTCAATGCATTAACGAAAGCAGAACAAGCGCTTATTTTTAAATTAGAAAAAGAAAATTTAGCCACTTTATATTTTGATGCAGATAAATATTACTATGAAAACCCCAATCAGGAGGCGGGTTCATTTTTAAGAAAATACAAAGAAAAAATAAAACCAATTAATTGGGTTGTTGATGAATTTTCGAAGCCAAAAAATTTACACACAATTGGTGTTGCAAAACAAGTTGGACAAGCAAAATACATCGCAGATTTAATCCGAAACCTGAACGACGATGAGATTAAAAATACAGCTTTAATTTTGGCTGATGAATCTATTTTACCTGCAATTCTAAATTCATTACCCGAAAATATTACGCATCTTAATATCTCGATGGGTATTCCATTACGTTCGGTTCCATTAGCACAATTTTTCAAATCGATTTTCGAATTGCAGATGAATCGCGAAAAATTAGGAAAAGGATCGATGTTTTATTTCAAGAATGTTTTACAAATTCTCGAAAACAAAACCTTATCTCATTTTAGTTCGGATAAAAGTCGACAACTAATTGATGAAATTCGTACTCAAAATCGAATATTCAATTCAGAGAAATCAATTCAAAATGCGTTAGAAAATTCTATTTTCAAATCCATTTTTCATATTCCAACATCTATTACAGCATTTATTCATCATTTAAAAAATTGGACAGATGAATTATTGCATCATCCTTCGATGAATGATTTATTAACGAAAGAATACTTGTTCTTTTTCAAAAAAGTATTCAATCAATTACACGAAAACTTACTACAAGTAAATGATATAAAAGATTATAGAACATTATTTTTGTTGTACAACAAAATCGTTTCTTCCGAATCTATTTCGTTTATTGGCGAACCATTGAAAGGTTTACAATTAATGGGACTTTTGGAAACACGTTTGTTAAATTTTGACAACATTATCATGACTTCTATAAATGATGAAATTTTGCCTTTGGGACGACAAAACAATACATTTATTCCGTATGACATTCGCAAACAAATGAAATTGAATACATTTACCGAAAACGATTCGATTTATGCGTATCACTTTTACCGATTGATTCAACGTGCGAAAAATGCTTACTTTGTTTATGATACAGAAGCAGACGGAATGGGTTCTGGCGAAAAATCTCGCTTTTTAGCGCAAATAAAATTTGAAAGTCATCACAAGATGAAAGAAATTTTTGCTGCACCAAGTTTTGTTACAAAACCATTGAAAGAAATTATTGTTCCTAAAACAGATGAAACGATGAAAAAACTTTGGAATTGGGCAGAATACGGAATCTCTCCTTCTTCTCTTTCTTCCTATTTGCGTAATCCATTGGATTTTTATGAACAACGAATCTTCAACGTAAAAGAAGTTGAAGAGGCCGAAGAAACCGTAAGTGCAAGAACTTTAGGGAATATTGTACATGGTGCTTTAGAAGATTTATATCAACCTTATTTGAACCGATTTTTACACGAAAACGATTTCAAATTAATTGAAAAAGAAAAATATAAGACTTTACAAGTTCATTTTCAGAAGGAATATAAAGATGGACATTTAGACAAAGGTCCAAACTATTTGATTTATAAAATTGCAGAACGAATTGTTGACGGTGTTTTGTCAAAAGATGTGAAAACGGCAAAAGAAAATGAATTTATCATTCAATCATTGGAATCAAAACACGAAGTAGATTTTACCTTGACCAATGGAAAAGTAGTAAAACTTAAAGGTGTTATTGATCGTATTGATTCTGTTAACAATCAATTGCGAATTATTGATTACAAAACAGGTTATGCGAAAGATATTTCGGTTAAAACAGAAGAAATCGAAGTTGTTTATCAAAAAGAAGATAAAGCGAAACAATTGCAATTAATATTTTACGCGCATTTGTATTATTCCAACAAAGAAAATATAAATAAAGAAATTGAGTTGTGTATTTATCCTATCAAATTTCCGAATAAAGAATTAATAAAACTTTCTGTTGATAAGAATACAACGATCAATTATTCTATTGTAGATCACTCTAGTGAACCAATGGCAAGCTTAATTGAAGAAATTCTAAATCAAGAAATTCCATTCAAACAACCAGAATAGTACTCAATACACCATAATAAAACCCTTTGTATCGTATTCTAACAAAGGGTTTTATATTTAATTAACGTATAATTCCATTTAAATTCTTAATATTTTGCTAAAAAATAGTAGTTTTGGAAAAGTTTAAAATCGCATAATGAAAAATAACAAACTTTTTATAGCTATCATCGTTGCCTTGTTAATTGGTGTGGCTGTTGGTGGTTATGTACATTACTACACCTCTCCAGAATTTATTAAAACATTTTCGACAAATATCAAATTACTTGGTACTATTTTTATTCGACTTATTCAGATGATTATCGCGCCATTAGTTTTTTCAACTTTAGTTGTAGGTATTGCTAAAATGGGTGATATGAAAATGGTTGGACGCGTTGGAGGGCGTGCCATGGGATGGTTTATTACAGCTTCACTTACTTCTTTGGTAATCGGTGCTGTTGTTGTAAATATAATGAAGCCTGGAGAAGGCATAAACATAGAAATGGATGCGAGTTCTGCTCAAGATTTATTAAAAGGACAAGCTTCATTAACATTAGAACATTTCATTACACACATGATTCCAAAATCTGTTTTTGAAGCGTTTGCAACAAATGAAATTTTACAAATTGTAGTTTTCTCTATTTTCTTTGGAGTAGCCATGGCTGCTTACGGAAAAGAAGGAGAAATGATCACAAAAGCTTTAGATAAAATTTCGCATATCGTTCTAATCATGGTTGGTTACGTAATGTGGACTGCACCATTGGGTGTTTTAGGAACTATTGCTGCTGCTATTGCAACTTACGGATTCGGAATTTTCGCATTATATGTTAAATACTTAATCGCTTTTGTAATAGGAATCGCCTTATTGTGGTTAGTATTATGTATCGTTGGATACTTTAT
This portion of the Empedobacter stercoris genome encodes:
- a CDS encoding DUF2911 domain-containing protein yields the protein MKITSTVFALFIGSYAFAQMKFPLVSSHAEVEQKVGLTEIEVEYNRPNVNERKVFGKLVPYGEVWRTGANENTVIKFDQPIKVNGQDLAAGEYALYTIPTKEDWDVIFYKDTKNWGNPKEWNESNVALKVKAPSTKSMNNKTETFEIRFTNVTQKSANLVMAWDNVNVVLEIETNTINTVLKMIGEQLNENSSARDFYNSANFYYSNKLDRNQAIKWVNTALEKDPNAPAYYKELKEKLEKDKY
- a CDS encoding potassium channel family protein, which codes for MSLLTLLHGAQCTIWAAAFYFNPNIDNLYSFQEALYFSFITFTTVGYGDVVIDSEWKILAGLEAINGIMMVGWSTALMFSYLQIILKKNISE
- a CDS encoding T9SS-dependent choice-of-anchor J family protein codes for the protein MKKILLLSTLLLGTYSLNAQNKSATDLPYSYVFETEDLDGWTIINAGNGNNWAVHQASSETPDPSEGKYYMMYYFHDNPANSYLFSKGLNLKANENINLQFDYMGIDAWFPEKMEVLIGLNPDVESMTQRLWIDEEIINYPYETASVNFEVPTDGVYYIAFRAFSDPDQFYLSLDNIIIKKESLATQEVNKTKLTYYPNPVKDVLTIKNDHNIKNIEIFDLSGKTLIKKVYDSANIDVDISKIPKGTYMVKISSENSKKTIKVIKD
- a CDS encoding glycoside hydrolase family 10 protein; translation: MKINFKHILLCLGVTSIGLTSCSSNKSSNKIVYKKVETKQPTKPAEPTIPTTPKTEISTKKDDIFTVKLPDVNREFRAAWVASVANINWPSKRDLSTTQQKDEAIKLLDMLEANNFNAVIFQVRPAADAMYKSNLEPWSYFLTGQQGKAPSPYYDPLEFWVEEAHKRGLELHVWLNPYRAHHSSGGSVTSESMVKKSPNNVVRLKNGMYWFDPADKKTQDHVSEVVRDIVSRYDIDGVHFDDYFYPYASYNGGADFPDTKTWNVYKNNGGNLSRADWRRQNVNTIIERIYKEIKEEKPFVKFGISPFGIWKPGYPSGITGSSQYDELYADAKLWLNKGWVDYFSPQLYWPINSTGQSFPKLLEWWKSENTHNRHLWPGLNTVEVKVSDRSTEITNQVKMAGEILQNNVGVIHWSIAGLTKNPSMLSYLKEGPYKTKALVPTMNWIKTDHLAKPSLIVNAKTSEVVMNWSDYKMQSNVSKWILYTRYNNDWETSILDKTKTNQTVLKHKDGKSLTAVALKAVDRIGNESDYVAERIN
- a CDS encoding GNAT family N-acetyltransferase — encoded protein: MFLIIIFSFQFYFLAKFFKKDKLKTVLSAVGLYIAGEIAFSFVFVMLFASGIIDIGVNFSSSSMDNLMENSLKMNKYLVENYVTIAVQVFLYIGIGMFYYNSLKRKWTLQMLEGAIDKRKDEMLQNIEVKQKINPVKLNVYCHFHTVNEKNIHLVQPLAREIWNECYKDLLAQDQIDYMIDMMYNNDKVNEGIANGDVWEILKIDNVPSGYLHYKLDENNTVFLSKIYLKESNQTKGIGQLMLNRVVDYAKEKGAKAVHLTVNKNNAKAIRFYEKNGFKNMESKTFDIGNVYIMDDYIYQKSI
- the kbl gene encoding glycine C-acetyltransferase, with protein sequence MYSDKFQNYLQSQLNDLEEQGLFKKERIIASPQSAEITLENGQTLLNFCANNYLGLSDHKDVISASQKMLDDRGYGMSSVRFICGTQDVHKQLEKKIADFLGMEDTILYAAAFDANGGVFEPLFTEEDAIISDELNHASIIDGVRLCKAARYRYKNNNMADLEAQLIAVSEKNHRFKIIVTDGVFSMDGIVADLKGVCDLAEKYDALVMVDDSHATGFIGKTGRGTHEHNEVMGRVDIITSTLGKALGGAMGGFTSGKKEVIEMLRQKSRPYLFSNSLAPGIVGAALQVLDMLETDTSLRDKVMWNANYFRKEMVAAGFDIPEGDAAIVPVMLYDAKLSQVMADKLLAEGVYVIGFFFPVVPRDKARIRVQLSAAHTKEQLDHTIAAFIKVGKELGVIK
- a CDS encoding IS30 family transposase is translated as MKKTYKQLDQEQRYQIGILLTAGKSKKDIADLIGVHKSTITRELQRNIGKRGLHAGSYIPDLAQEKTSLRHKQKNKAVKFTESLKNQAANWLKNEQLSPELIAVEWKCMGVQGVSLECIYQWIWDCKKSNRRADAPYKNLYKFLRHGRRRFKRGNYKQTRGIIKDRVSIEKRPKVVEQRERLGDIEVDLMMGKDHKSALLVMTDRATLVTTLDKLQGKDPQNIQELINKRISRISSSWIKTMTFDNGKEFARHKQIAEKHHIKTYFTRPYTSQDKGTVENRIGLIRRFLPKKTDLNLVSNLRIKQIEKLINNRRVRKFGYISPIEKLKSTWPVALIT
- a CDS encoding toxin-antitoxin system YwqK family antitoxin; the protein is MSKYFLFLLLICSETFVFSQFQNKQLFEEVKRYENGKIKTIIGLNEYDKREGITYEYFPNGLLFRETSYVNDKKEGMEITYFPNSVIESRGLFINDLAEGAFQYFYKNGKPFATLVFQNNLLVTAKDCYTSKGEIVYCGPINNGNGVFLKYDKKGNLISKDYYKNGVFQRSEHVEVNLKK
- a CDS encoding PD-(D/E)XK nuclease family protein, with protein sequence MAQFIENVVKDLLHNQTNFINTTLVLPGKRPMLFFREEFQRQSQNIILPQMKSIEELMSELSGLEIISGINLWFKAYQAYKKIVDKPDSFEDFIKWGPTVLKDFDDIDASLQPANKVLDYLVSVERINQWGEGKIDIGKNEIIQNHLTFWGIVSKLYVQLQQDLLDSKEGYAGMVFRIASEKVNEIVENKTSHYVFAGFNALTKAEQALIFKLEKENLATLYFDADKYYYENPNQEAGSFLRKYKEKIKPINWVVDEFSKPKNLHTIGVAKQVGQAKYIADLIRNLNDDEIKNTALILADESILPAILNSLPENITHLNISMGIPLRSVPLAQFFKSIFELQMNREKLGKGSMFYFKNVLQILENKTLSHFSSDKSRQLIDEIRTQNRIFNSEKSIQNALENSIFKSIFHIPTSITAFIHHLKNWTDELLHHPSMNDLLTKEYLFFFKKVFNQLHENLLQVNDIKDYRTLFLLYNKIVSSESISFIGEPLKGLQLMGLLETRLLNFDNIIMTSINDEILPLGRQNNTFIPYDIRKQMKLNTFTENDSIYAYHFYRLIQRAKNAYFVYDTEADGMGSGEKSRFLAQIKFESHHKMKEIFAAPSFVTKPLKEIIVPKTDETMKKLWNWAEYGISPSSLSSYLRNPLDFYEQRIFNVKEVEEAEETVSARTLGNIVHGALEDLYQPYLNRFLHENDFKLIEKEKYKTLQVHFQKEYKDGHLDKGPNYLIYKIAERIVDGVLSKDVKTAKENEFIIQSLESKHEVDFTLTNGKVVKLKGVIDRIDSVNNQLRIIDYKTGYAKDISVKTEEIEVVYQKEDKAKQLQLIFYAHLYYSNKENINKEIELCIYPIKFPNKELIKLSVDKNTTINYSIVDHSSEPMASLIEEILNQEIPFKQPE